A genome region from Chryseobacterium sp. G0186 includes the following:
- a CDS encoding carboxypeptidase regulatory-like domain-containing protein — MKTMICKTLCIVLFLISTAVFSQQTVIGRIVDDNGDNLSGVIIINMTTDKKKFSNSLGMFSIEANPNDELRFVKEDFKRVSRRVLQDGVNSQLLITLFQIPKDIGEVKIVKKLSGDLEVDSRIVAKVDKGEQVKQAVGLPQPVGKMRETPAEVKSVLLPILLGNLNVQGVYDLVSGKARKQKRQYRYDDLQEHIAWVRNRVDDDYFVKAGIPSNKISEFIEFSFMAKPQVRTYVKARNLSGVMLRMEETVPLFIERLKNSHNRL, encoded by the coding sequence ATGAAGACTATGATCTGCAAAACTCTGTGCATTGTCTTATTTCTTATTTCAACCGCCGTCTTTTCACAGCAAACTGTAATTGGGAGGATTGTGGATGATAACGGAGATAACCTAAGTGGTGTAATCATCATTAATATGACCACGGATAAAAAAAAATTTTCCAATTCATTAGGAATGTTCTCCATTGAAGCTAATCCCAATGATGAATTAAGGTTTGTAAAGGAAGATTTCAAAAGGGTTTCCAGAAGAGTGTTGCAGGATGGTGTGAATTCTCAGTTGTTGATCACGCTTTTTCAGATTCCTAAAGATATCGGGGAAGTAAAGATTGTCAAAAAACTTTCGGGTGATCTGGAAGTAGATTCTCGTATTGTCGCGAAAGTGGATAAAGGAGAGCAGGTAAAGCAGGCTGTTGGGCTTCCGCAACCTGTAGGGAAGATGAGAGAAACACCAGCAGAAGTGAAAAGTGTGCTTTTACCGATACTCTTGGGAAATCTTAATGTTCAGGGTGTTTACGATCTTGTAAGTGGTAAGGCCAGAAAGCAGAAAAGACAATACAGATATGATGATTTGCAGGAACATATTGCCTGGGTTCGAAATAGAGTAGACGATGACTACTTCGTCAAGGCAGGAATACCCTCCAATAAAATTTCAGAATTTATAGAATTCTCATTTATGGCAAAGCCTCAGGTACGGACCTATGTGAAAGCAAGAAATTTATCCGGAGTTATGCTGAGAATGGAAGAAACAGTACCTCTTTTTATAGAAAGATTAAAGAACAGTCATAATAGACTTTAG
- a CDS encoding SIMPL domain-containing protein — MNKNIIAVAVGALGFVLGLGFLGNAIKNRNKSENTISVTGLGTKKFISDLITWSGSFSKNNVDLKSAYDELALDRKVINDYLLSKGIKQNEIVFSSVDIQKQFRSYNDSNGNYVQGEFSGYNLTQKVSIESKEVAKIENLSRNITEIINRGIEFTSSSPAYFYTKLATVKQEMIASATKDAKERAEKIAENSGSSLGNLKKATMGVIQITAPNSNEDYSYGGTFNTSSKEKEASITIKLEYQVN, encoded by the coding sequence ATGAATAAAAACATTATTGCAGTAGCTGTAGGAGCCTTAGGTTTTGTACTAGGTCTCGGTTTTTTAGGGAATGCCATTAAAAACAGGAATAAATCTGAGAATACCATTTCGGTTACCGGTTTAGGAACGAAGAAGTTTATTTCAGATCTGATTACATGGTCAGGAAGTTTTTCCAAAAATAATGTTGATTTAAAGTCTGCTTACGATGAATTGGCACTGGACAGAAAAGTGATTAATGATTATCTGCTTTCAAAAGGAATAAAGCAGAATGAGATCGTCTTTTCTTCTGTGGATATTCAAAAGCAATTCAGGAGTTATAATGATTCCAATGGAAATTATGTACAAGGAGAATTCTCAGGGTATAATCTGACCCAAAAAGTTTCCATTGAAAGTAAAGAAGTGGCTAAGATTGAAAACCTCTCAAGAAATATTACAGAAATTATCAACCGTGGAATTGAGTTTACTTCTTCTTCACCAGCATATTTTTATACCAAATTGGCTACTGTAAAGCAGGAAATGATCGCCAGTGCCACGAAGGATGCAAAGGAAAGAGCTGAAAAAATTGCAGAAAACTCAGGAAGCAGTCTAGGAAACCTTAAGAAAGCAACGATGGGAGTTATTCAGATTACGGCGCCCAACTCAAATGAAGATTATTCCTATGGTGGAACGTTCAACACTTCATCCAAGGAAAAAGAAGCCAGTATTACTATAAAGCTGGAATATCAAGTAAACTAA
- a CDS encoding GNAT family N-acetyltransferase has protein sequence MEFLPITSAEDNRVQEIYSSYTSTFPVDEQRDKGQFADLFSTPQVKFMSVVHESEAIGYLILWELSSFVFVEHFEVFEAFRSKKLGSHIIGHLLENYPRIVLEIEPEDLNEDAKRRYSFYQRNNFSLIDTTHVQPSYGEGKQSLNLWLLANYSPENVEEIKKEICDIVYP, from the coding sequence ATGGAATTTTTACCGATTACTTCTGCTGAGGATAATAGAGTTCAGGAAATCTATTCTTCTTATACCAGCACATTTCCTGTAGACGAGCAAAGAGATAAAGGACAGTTTGCGGATTTATTTTCGACTCCGCAAGTTAAATTTATGTCTGTTGTACATGAATCTGAAGCCATTGGCTACCTCATCTTATGGGAATTGAGTTCTTTTGTTTTTGTAGAACATTTTGAAGTATTTGAAGCTTTCAGAAGTAAAAAACTGGGTTCACATATTATAGGACATTTGCTAGAAAACTATCCAAGAATTGTTCTGGAAATTGAACCTGAAGACTTGAATGAAGATGCTAAAAGACGGTATTCTTTTTACCAAAGAAATAACTTCAGCCTGATTGACACCACCCACGTACAACCAAGCTATGGAGAGGGAAAACAATCTCTGAACCTATGGTTACTAGCCAATTATTCTCCTGAAAATGTGGAAGAAATTAAAAAAGAAATCTGCGATATTGTTTATCCTTAA
- a CDS encoding PspC family transcriptional regulator yields MLSNIRHKMEREWFGVLTRTGAKLGIPVSKLRIFFIYSTFATAGFFFLIYLGLAFTLWIKDIFITRRPSVFDL; encoded by the coding sequence ATGCTGAGTAATATCCGTCATAAAATGGAAAGAGAATGGTTTGGTGTTCTGACAAGAACAGGTGCTAAACTTGGCATTCCTGTATCCAAATTAAGGATTTTTTTCATCTACTCCACCTTTGCCACTGCAGGGTTTTTCTTTCTTATTTACCTGGGATTGGCATTTACATTGTGGATTAAAGATATTTTTATCACCAGAAGACCAAGTGTCTTTGATTTATAA
- a CDS encoding DUF2851 family protein, with the protein MTEKLLQYLWNYKIFKYFDFKDIEGNSVEIIQFGKWNKDAGPDFLDAKIKVNNLVLAGNIELHIRSSDWIFHNHSQDPNYQNIILHVVFQHDIEITELNHKGISTLELKDYIDENILWKYENLINGNQFIACENIFNKEKIPINFHEGNILKKLEEKSLELEERLIHHKNNFEAVLFHSLAYSFGLKVNAHIFRQIAESLDYNIINKIRQNPLQFESLLFGISGWLENPEDGQMKIWKREFEFLKVKFNISDLKFRPKFLRLRPPNFPTIRLSQLADLYRQQNLFSKIMDAENLNELYEVFKSVKASEYWDFHFNFGTISKVQPKVLSKDFIDLVILNTVLPLKYTYHKYHSEEIADKIMTFYRNIPAEKNSVTQGWKNLGLSITNAIESQSLIYHHKNSCEEKNCLTCSIGFKLLKES; encoded by the coding sequence ATGACGGAAAAACTACTTCAATATCTTTGGAACTATAAGATTTTCAAATATTTTGACTTCAAGGATATTGAAGGAAATTCCGTTGAAATTATACAATTCGGAAAATGGAATAAGGATGCCGGTCCCGATTTTCTGGATGCTAAAATCAAAGTCAACAACTTAGTTCTGGCAGGAAATATTGAGTTGCACATCCGTTCTTCAGACTGGATTTTTCACAATCACTCCCAAGATCCCAATTACCAAAACATTATTCTTCATGTCGTATTTCAACATGATATAGAAATAACCGAACTTAATCATAAAGGTATTTCCACGCTGGAACTGAAAGATTATATTGATGAGAATATACTATGGAAGTACGAAAACCTCATCAATGGAAATCAATTTATTGCTTGTGAAAATATTTTTAACAAAGAAAAAATCCCTATCAATTTTCATGAAGGGAATATTCTTAAAAAGCTGGAAGAAAAATCATTGGAGCTTGAGGAGAGATTAATTCATCATAAAAATAACTTTGAAGCTGTTTTATTTCATAGTCTTGCCTATTCTTTCGGATTAAAGGTAAACGCCCATATATTCCGTCAAATTGCAGAAAGTTTGGATTACAATATTATCAATAAGATTCGTCAGAATCCTCTTCAATTTGAATCTTTATTATTTGGAATTTCCGGCTGGCTAGAGAATCCTGAAGATGGTCAAATGAAGATCTGGAAGCGGGAATTTGAATTTCTTAAGGTAAAATTCAATATTTCAGATTTAAAATTCAGGCCAAAGTTCTTAAGGTTACGTCCACCCAATTTTCCGACCATCCGTTTATCCCAACTGGCAGACCTTTATCGGCAGCAGAATTTATTTTCAAAAATAATGGATGCTGAAAATCTAAATGAATTATATGAAGTTTTCAAATCAGTTAAAGCTTCAGAATATTGGGATTTTCATTTTAATTTCGGAACAATTTCAAAGGTTCAGCCCAAAGTTTTAAGTAAAGATTTCATAGATCTTGTTATTCTCAATACTGTTCTTCCTTTAAAATATACCTACCACAAATATCATAGTGAAGAAATTGCCGACAAAATCATGACATTCTATAGAAATATTCCTGCTGAAAAAAATTCAGTTACCCAAGGTTGGAAAAATCTTGGCCTATCCATTACCAATGCTATAGAGAGCCAGAGTCTGATTTATCATCATAAAAATTCATGTGAAGAAAAAAATTGCTTAACTTGCAGTATTGGATTTAAACTTTTAAAAGAATCTTGA
- the bshA gene encoding N-acetyl-alpha-D-glucosaminyl L-malate synthase BshA, with translation MKIGILCYPTYGGSGIVATELGMSLANKGYEVHFISSALPARLDITNPNIFFHRVNVQTYPLFQYQPYDIALSSMIYRVVNLYKLDLLHAHYAIPYAYAAFTAKQMLQEDNNDIPLVTTLHGTDITLVGQHPSYKHAVEFSINQSDAITSVSESLKKDTLQFFNIKKEIQVITNFIDNSEFDDCSECQRTQFANPDEKILIHVSNLRPVKRVDEVLQIFKNVEKKVKSKLIIIGEGPDMEKVNQFLEENPDLISKIRLLGKVNDLYKILQLSDVFLLPSEQESFGLAALEAMAAYTPVISSNAGGIPEVNIQGETGYLAEIGNVEAMSNYTIKLLSNEELLIKMKQNAKDQAIKFDLKNILPIYEKMYRTTIENFKKELTKV, from the coding sequence ATGAAAATAGGCATACTTTGCTATCCAACCTATGGTGGAAGCGGAATTGTAGCAACAGAGCTGGGAATGTCCCTTGCCAACAAAGGATATGAAGTACACTTTATAAGTTCTGCTCTTCCTGCAAGGTTAGACATTACCAATCCCAATATTTTCTTTCACAGGGTAAATGTTCAAACGTACCCTCTTTTCCAGTATCAGCCTTATGATATTGCGCTAAGTTCTATGATCTACAGGGTTGTTAATCTTTATAAACTGGATCTTCTTCATGCCCATTATGCCATTCCTTACGCATATGCGGCATTTACGGCTAAGCAAATGCTACAGGAAGACAATAATGATATTCCTTTGGTTACTACTCTGCACGGTACAGATATTACCCTGGTAGGACAGCATCCAAGCTATAAGCATGCCGTAGAGTTTTCCATCAACCAGTCAGATGCCATTACTTCTGTTTCTGAAAGCCTGAAAAAAGATACACTTCAGTTCTTCAATATTAAAAAGGAAATCCAGGTGATTACCAACTTTATTGATAATTCTGAATTTGATGACTGCTCTGAATGCCAGAGAACACAGTTTGCTAACCCGGACGAGAAAATATTGATTCATGTATCTAACCTTCGTCCTGTAAAGCGTGTGGATGAAGTATTACAAATCTTTAAGAATGTAGAGAAAAAGGTAAAATCCAAGCTTATCATCATTGGTGAGGGTCCTGACATGGAAAAAGTGAATCAGTTTCTTGAAGAAAACCCGGATCTTATTTCAAAAATCCGCCTTTTAGGAAAGGTCAATGATCTTTATAAAATCTTACAACTTTCTGATGTATTTCTTCTTCCGTCAGAGCAGGAAAGTTTTGGTCTGGCAGCTTTGGAAGCCATGGCAGCTTATACACCGGTGATAAGTTCTAATGCAGGAGGGATTCCTGAAGTAAACATTCAGGGAGAGACAGGATATTTGGCAGAGATTGGAAATGTAGAAGCAATGAGTAACTACACAATCAAACTGTTAAGCAATGAAGAACTTTTAATCAAAATGAAGCAAAATGCGAAAGATCAGGCAATAAAATTTGATTTGAAAAACATTCTTCCTATCTATGAGAAAATGTATAGAACAACCATAGAAAATTTTAAGAAAGAGCTGACGAAAGTATAA
- a CDS encoding glycoside hydrolase family 3 protein has protein sequence MKKLLYTSLFIVALVSPKVNAQYQPKNASKEDLKKAQQWVDKTYKNLSQDEKLGQLFIVALYTNKGEDYINQIRNIVVNDKIGGLILMQDDAAREINLVNEFQQKSKVPLMIGMDAEWGLFQRIATAHKFPWAMTLGAIQDKNLVYLMSAKVAEDCHRMGINWDFAPVVDVNTNPNNPIIGNRSFGSEVDNVINSALSYSNGLQDNNILAAIKHFPGHGDTSTDSHLDLPVVSHNIERLNSIELAPFKALMNKGIGGVMVAHLYVPSLESGKGIPASVSKNIITGLLKDKLGYKGLIITDALNMGAVANKYKPGELDALAFKAGNDIMLFSQGVSEGKKLIQKAIDNKEISQSRVEESVKKILLTKYFLGLTQYTPKNPENINSDLNNDSHKVLVQNLYANALTLIKDDKKLLPVSGKQVYYIPLEEAPYQTFANRLGTNVMIKKASEINTIPAGSTVIVGFHKDNSTAYKPYKISAESKKVLADLAKSQNVILNVFGSAYALKDIDITKVSTVLVSYENNDDSMNATADALNGKTKIWGRLPVLVNDQLKAGIGMDLNPTSSMNTK, from the coding sequence ATGAAGAAATTATTATATACTTCACTCTTTATTGTTGCATTGGTAAGTCCTAAGGTTAATGCCCAGTATCAGCCTAAAAATGCTTCTAAGGAAGATCTGAAAAAGGCTCAGCAATGGGTAGACAAAACCTACAAAAATCTTTCTCAGGATGAAAAATTAGGACAACTTTTTATTGTTGCACTCTATACCAATAAAGGAGAAGACTATATTAATCAGATAAGAAATATTGTTGTCAATGATAAAATCGGAGGTTTGATCTTAATGCAGGATGATGCTGCAAGGGAAATTAACCTCGTGAATGAATTTCAACAAAAATCCAAGGTTCCTTTGATGATCGGAATGGATGCCGAATGGGGGTTATTCCAAAGAATTGCTACAGCTCATAAATTTCCATGGGCAATGACATTGGGAGCTATTCAGGATAAGAATTTAGTGTATCTGATGTCTGCTAAAGTAGCGGAAGATTGTCACAGAATGGGTATCAACTGGGATTTTGCTCCGGTGGTGGATGTAAATACCAATCCTAATAATCCTATTATCGGGAACAGAAGTTTTGGTTCTGAGGTGGATAATGTCATCAATTCTGCCCTATCCTACTCCAATGGTCTTCAGGATAACAATATATTAGCTGCCATCAAACATTTTCCGGGTCATGGTGATACCAGTACAGATTCACACCTGGATCTTCCGGTAGTTTCTCACAATATAGAAAGGCTTAATTCAATAGAATTGGCACCATTCAAAGCTTTGATGAATAAAGGAATTGGTGGTGTGATGGTTGCTCACCTTTATGTTCCAAGCTTAGAATCCGGAAAGGGAATTCCTGCTTCTGTTTCTAAAAATATCATCACCGGATTATTGAAAGACAAATTGGGTTATAAAGGATTGATCATTACCGATGCCTTAAACATGGGAGCTGTTGCCAACAAGTACAAACCTGGAGAATTGGATGCTCTCGCTTTTAAAGCAGGAAACGACATTATGCTTTTCTCACAGGGAGTTTCTGAAGGAAAAAAATTGATTCAGAAAGCAATAGACAACAAAGAAATTTCTCAGTCCAGAGTAGAGGAAAGTGTAAAAAAGATTTTATTAACAAAGTATTTTCTGGGACTTACCCAATATACTCCGAAAAATCCTGAGAATATTAACTCTGATCTGAATAATGATTCTCACAAAGTATTGGTTCAAAATCTTTACGCCAATGCACTGACTTTAATAAAAGATGATAAAAAACTTCTTCCTGTTTCCGGAAAACAGGTTTATTATATTCCTTTGGAAGAGGCTCCATATCAAACATTTGCCAACAGATTAGGTACAAATGTTATGATTAAAAAGGCTAGCGAAATTAATACCATTCCAGCGGGTTCTACAGTAATTGTAGGCTTCCATAAAGATAATTCTACAGCATATAAGCCTTATAAAATATCAGCAGAATCTAAAAAAGTACTTGCTGACCTCGCCAAAAGTCAAAATGTAATCCTTAATGTCTTCGGAAGTGCTTATGCTTTAAAGGATATTGACATCACCAAAGTTTCAACGGTTCTTGTTTCCTATGAAAATAATGATGACTCGATGAATGCTACGGCTGATGCCCTAAACGGAAAAACAAAAATCTGGGGAAGACTTCCTGTATTGGTTAATGACCAATTGAAAGCAGGAATAGGTATGGATCTGAATCCTACTTCCTCCATGAATACCAAATAA
- the ribA gene encoding GTP cyclohydrolase II: MIKIQAEANVPTEHGSFRMIAFSENENDWMPHMAIVAENTDFSKPVNVRFHSECITGEVFHSKKCECGQQLDAAMKYIHENGGIIIYLRQEGRNIGIINKLKAYSLQEKGLDTVQANLELGLPADDRNFGVAIEILNLLEVKDINLLTNNPEKVKHVVDSNIHLNSRIPLQIPANEISKGYLQTKKDFFGHLLDDNDN; this comes from the coding sequence ATGATTAAAATTCAGGCGGAAGCCAATGTTCCTACCGAGCACGGCAGTTTCCGAATGATTGCTTTTTCCGAAAATGAAAACGACTGGATGCCTCATATGGCCATCGTTGCAGAAAATACAGATTTTTCTAAACCTGTTAACGTTCGTTTTCATTCAGAATGTATTACCGGAGAAGTTTTCCATTCAAAAAAATGTGAATGCGGCCAACAATTGGATGCTGCAATGAAATACATCCACGAAAACGGAGGAATTATTATTTATCTCCGTCAGGAAGGTAGAAATATTGGGATCATTAATAAGCTTAAAGCTTATTCTCTACAGGAAAAAGGTCTTGATACCGTACAGGCTAATCTTGAACTAGGGCTTCCTGCAGATGACAGAAACTTTGGAGTAGCCATTGAAATTCTTAATCTGTTGGAGGTAAAAGATATCAATCTTTTGACCAACAATCCTGAAAAGGTAAAACATGTGGTAGACAGTAATATTCATCTTAACTCAAGAATACCATTACAGATTCCTGCCAATGAAATAAGTAAAGGCTATCTGCAAACAAAAAAAGATTTCTTTGGACATCTTCTTGATGACAATGATAACTAG
- a CDS encoding DUF4254 domain-containing protein encodes MKFTETAWKVFNQCIEDYHVSDDVNTLINNPFEKDSLERILYAKNWIDTVQWHLEDIIRDENIDPAEALQLKRTIDASNQKRTDLVEYIDSWFLTKFENITPKPEAKINTETPAWAVDRLSILALKVYHMSLEANRESASEEHRNNCQAKLDVLLTQKEDLSTSINQLLADIENGNVKMKVYKQMKMYNDESLNPILYQKGQQK; translated from the coding sequence ATGAAATTTACTGAGACTGCATGGAAAGTCTTCAATCAGTGTATTGAGGACTATCACGTGTCTGATGACGTTAACACTCTAATTAATAACCCGTTCGAAAAAGATAGTTTGGAACGGATTTTGTATGCAAAGAACTGGATTGATACCGTTCAATGGCATCTGGAAGATATAATTAGAGATGAAAATATTGATCCGGCTGAAGCTCTACAACTGAAGAGAACAATAGACGCCTCCAATCAGAAAAGAACTGATCTGGTAGAATATATTGACAGCTGGTTCCTTACTAAGTTTGAAAATATAACTCCTAAACCTGAAGCAAAGATAAACACAGAAACTCCCGCTTGGGCAGTAGACAGATTATCCATTCTTGCATTAAAGGTTTATCACATGTCGTTAGAAGCCAATAGGGAATCTGCCTCTGAAGAACACAGAAATAACTGCCAGGCAAAACTGGACGTACTGCTTACTCAGAAAGAAGATCTATCAACTTCTATCAATCAGTTGCTTGCTGATATTGAAAACGGTAACGTTAAGATGAAAGTATACAAACAAATGAAAATGTATAATGATGAAAGTCTTAACCCAATCCTTTATCAAAAAGGGCAACAAAAATGA
- a CDS encoding twin-arginine translocase TatA/TatE family subunit, giving the protein MNTLTILAISWQHILIVAILLVLLFGGKKIPELMRGVGSGIKEFKDAVKEEDKPGSENKSSSTNNNNSPSN; this is encoded by the coding sequence ATGAATACACTGACAATACTTGCCATATCTTGGCAACATATCCTAATCGTAGCGATACTTTTAGTACTACTTTTTGGAGGAAAGAAAATTCCGGAATTAATGAGAGGAGTTGGTTCAGGAATCAAGGAATTTAAAGATGCGGTAAAAGAAGAAGACAAACCAGGTTCTGAAAATAAATCGTCTTCTACAAATAATAACAATTCTCCCAGCAACTAA
- a CDS encoding peptidoglycan DD-metalloendopeptidase family protein has protein sequence MIKKFSFLIGVLMFGLHHGQQKKEQLQKQNAELKKQIAQINTDLAKTRSESKLSIAYLTSVNQKLVLREKVYNNTQKEKRFIEDDIYLRQLEINRQNKELAVLRKNYAEVLVNAYKNKGVQNKVTFILSSKNLGEAIRRVQYLKQYSDYQDKKATEISDAANQIKKSITQKQNSVREKDNLLLNQKKDLATINVERAQKEQLVSDFKKNESKLTAELKQKQVQSKALEGQIRAIIAEEIRIAKAEEEARRKAEAEKIRLAKIAAEREKARIEAEAKARAEALERERKIAEAEAKKAAELAARRAEEEKKRNEEAARAEASAKDEARKIAAKKASDEAAAKSREAADKLAAARAAEAALNKRKEDEKKAAESKAMTNYGVSTSSSNSFAENRGRLGYPADRAGQITHRFGRQPHPVFKNITEENNGIKISVPSGTRAKSVYPGSVSSVLANNDGTKTVIIKHGSYFTIYSNLGSVSVSKGQQVSSGTPVGTVAQDFDGAYTLDFQVWNGSTPVDPLGWIAY, from the coding sequence ATGATTAAAAAATTTAGCTTTTTAATAGGTGTTCTTATGTTTGGACTGCACCACGGACAGCAGAAGAAAGAACAGCTGCAGAAGCAGAATGCCGAACTTAAAAAACAAATTGCACAAATAAATACGGATTTAGCTAAAACCAGAAGCGAATCTAAACTTTCCATAGCCTATCTTACCAGCGTAAATCAAAAGCTAGTCTTAAGAGAAAAAGTCTACAATAATACTCAGAAAGAAAAGAGATTTATTGAAGATGACATTTATCTGCGTCAGCTTGAGATCAATCGCCAGAATAAAGAATTGGCTGTTCTTAGAAAGAATTATGCTGAAGTTTTGGTAAATGCTTATAAAAACAAAGGGGTACAGAATAAAGTAACCTTTATTCTTTCATCTAAAAACCTGGGAGAAGCCATCCGAAGAGTACAGTATCTAAAACAATATTCGGACTATCAGGATAAAAAAGCAACTGAAATTTCAGATGCTGCCAACCAGATCAAAAAATCTATTACACAAAAACAAAATTCCGTAAGGGAAAAAGATAATCTTTTGTTAAATCAAAAAAAGGATTTAGCAACCATCAATGTAGAAAGAGCGCAAAAAGAACAGCTTGTGTCTGACTTTAAGAAGAATGAATCAAAACTTACTGCTGAACTTAAGCAAAAGCAGGTTCAATCTAAAGCACTTGAAGGCCAGATCAGAGCTATTATTGCTGAAGAAATCAGAATAGCCAAGGCTGAAGAAGAAGCTAGAAGAAAAGCTGAGGCAGAAAAAATACGATTGGCTAAAATAGCGGCTGAAAGAGAAAAAGCAAGAATTGAAGCTGAGGCAAAGGCAAGAGCTGAAGCCCTTGAAAGAGAAAGAAAAATAGCTGAAGCAGAAGCCAAAAAAGCGGCTGAATTGGCAGCAAGAAGAGCCGAAGAAGAAAAGAAGCGTAATGAAGAAGCAGCTAGAGCTGAAGCCAGTGCAAAAGACGAGGCCCGAAAAATTGCAGCTAAAAAAGCATCTGATGAAGCTGCAGCAAAATCTAGGGAAGCTGCAGATAAACTAGCAGCAGCCAGAGCAGCAGAAGCAGCTCTTAACAAGAGAAAAGAAGATGAGAAAAAAGCGGCGGAATCTAAAGCAATGACTAACTATGGTGTTTCCACATCATCTTCAAACAGCTTTGCAGAGAACAGAGGAAGACTTGGTTATCCTGCAGACAGAGCCGGGCAGATCACTCACCGTTTCGGAAGACAGCCACACCCGGTGTTCAAAAATATTACTGAAGAAAATAACGGTATTAAAATTTCCGTACCTTCAGGTACCCGTGCAAAATCGGTATATCCTGGATCAGTATCTTCAGTGTTGGCCAATAATGATGGTACAAAAACAGTTATCATTAAACATGGAAGCTATTTTACGATTTATTCCAATCTGGGAAGTGTAAGTGTTTCCAAGGGACAACAGGTCTCTTCAGGGACTCCGGTAGGAACCGTAGCACAGGATTTTGATGGTGCCTATACCCTTGATTTCCAAGTATGGAACGGAAGTACACCGGTTGACCCACTAGGTTGGATTGCATATTAA
- a CDS encoding DUF4292 domain-containing protein, with protein MKNWIPFLLLLLALSSCKTRNAVKNSTDNTRDSIATTEDNKNPKDVNEPVRNKLAFYEHVLIPPKFEQIKIDSKVHVETGSFIPTLDATIYIENDKKVWMNLRALFINVARGIATPDGIKGQDKTSKTYIDSDFDYLNNLLNVNFIDYKSLEKILIGRTFVKISDSQFTLTQNAQGYKMASNVNQKIVTDEKTREYKIILQYDTNYDLLSVNLKDVLSPDELEISYSDWNEYNGIRLPQNVKIIIKGSKSSQILLENTKFDFSRMETPYSVPSSYKKIEIK; from the coding sequence ATGAAAAATTGGATCCCTTTCCTTTTATTGCTTCTTGCCTTATCATCCTGTAAAACTCGTAATGCTGTCAAAAATAGCACAGATAATACACGGGACAGTATTGCCACTACTGAAGACAACAAAAACCCAAAGGATGTAAATGAACCTGTAAGAAACAAACTTGCCTTTTATGAGCATGTATTGATTCCACCAAAATTTGAACAAATAAAGATCGATAGCAAAGTGCATGTAGAGACCGGCAGTTTTATTCCAACACTTGACGCTACCATTTATATTGAAAATGACAAGAAAGTATGGATGAATTTAAGGGCTCTCTTCATCAACGTAGCCAGAGGAATTGCCACTCCGGATGGAATAAAGGGGCAGGACAAGACCAGTAAAACTTATATAGATTCTGATTTTGATTACCTTAACAACCTACTGAATGTCAATTTTATTGATTATAAATCATTGGAAAAAATTCTGATAGGAAGAACTTTTGTAAAGATCAGTGATTCACAATTTACTTTAACCCAGAATGCACAGGGCTATAAAATGGCTTCCAACGTAAACCAGAAAATTGTAACGGATGAAAAAACCAGAGAATATAAAATTATTCTTCAGTACGATACCAACTACGATCTGTTAAGTGTCAATCTAAAGGATGTTTTATCGCCGGATGAGTTAGAAATTTCCTACAGTGACTGGAATGAATATAACGGAATCCGTCTTCCGCAAAATGTTAAAATAATTATAAAAGGCTCAAAATCTAGTCAAATTTTACTGGAAAATACGAAATTTGACTTTTCGAGGATGGAAACACCTTATTCTGTACCATCCAGTTATAAGAAAATTGAGATTAAATGA